In the Astatotilapia calliptera chromosome 5, fAstCal1.2, whole genome shotgun sequence genome, one interval contains:
- the LOC113022007 gene encoding rho-related GTP-binding protein RhoA-D-like has product MAAIRKKLVIVGDGACGKTCLLIVFSKDQFPEVYVPTVFENYIADIEVDGKQVELALWDTAGQEDYDRLRPLSYPDTDVILMCFSIDSPDSLENIPEKWTPEVKHFCPNVPIILVGNKKDLRNDEHTRRELAKMKQEPVKTEEGRDMAGRISAFGYLECSAKTKDGVREVFEMATRAALQVRKRKKRSGCTVL; this is encoded by the exons ATGGCAGCCATTCGGAAGAAGCTGGTGATTGTTGGAGACGGAGCTTGTGGGAAAACATGTCTTCTCATTGTTTTCAGTAAAGATCAGTTTCCCGAAGTCTATGTCCCTACTGTGTTCGAGAACTACATCGCTGACATCGAGGTTGACGGAAAACAG gTGGAGTTGGCATTGTGGGATACCGCAGGCCAGGAAGACTATGACAGGTTGAGGCCTCTCTCTTACCCCGATACAGATGTCATCCTGATGTGCTTCTCCATTGACAGCCCAGACAGTTTAG AAAATATCCCTGAAAAGTGGACGCCTGAGGTGAAGCACTTCTGTCCCAATGTTCCCATCATCCTGGTGGGGAACAAGAAGGACCTGAGGAACGATGAGCATACACGGAGAGAGCTAGCCAAGATGAAGCAG GAGCCAGTGAAGACAGAAGAAGGCAGAGACATGGCTGGTAGGATCAGCGCTTTTGGCTACTTGGAGTGTTCTGCCAAGACGAAGGATGGTGTGCGGGAGGTGTTTGAGATGGCCACAAGAGCAGCACTGCAGGTCCGCAAGCGCAAGAAGAGAAGTGGCTGCACGGTGCTGTGA